Proteins encoded by one window of Vigna radiata var. radiata cultivar VC1973A chromosome 5, Vradiata_ver6, whole genome shotgun sequence:
- the LOC111241651 gene encoding uncharacterized protein LOC111241651 gives MVRHRETRGTTPTPANSSRSSSSGLLTTLPASGASSFFAALYFFVVSRVHGPIPPPTLRRRHRQPLRLRRHRRSSKDVVSVDRRSSFGTGHDEIPEETLLPCLPLSKCGFCCFVLNGG, from the exons ATGGTGCGGCACAGGGAAACCAGGGGCACCACCCCAACTCCGGCAAACTCCTCCCGGTCGTCGTCGTCAGGATTGTTAACAACGTTACCCGCGTCGGGAGCGTCGTCGTTCTTCGCGGCACTCTACTTCTTCGTCGTCTCCCGCGTGCACGGCCCAATCCCGCCACCAACGTTGCGCCGCAGACATCGGCAACCGCTTCGACTCCGCCGCCACCGACGCTCATCCAAGGATGTGGTGTCTGTAGACCGCCGCTCTTCGTT tGGTACTGGACACGATGAGATACCTGAAGAAACTCTTCTTCCTTGTCTTCCTCTTTCTAAATGTGGCTTTTGTTGCTTTGTGTTGAATGGTGGTTGA